A window of the Cystobacter fuscus genome harbors these coding sequences:
- the rpsQ gene encoding 30S ribosomal protein S17 yields MAEATQTTPATTPSRGRPKTRVGIVTSNKMQKTVVVTVSRRAAHPKYGKIMSLREKYKAHVEDHDYPAKVTINEGDRVRIAETRPGSKDKRWRVVEVLEKTKNV; encoded by the coding sequence ATGGCTGAAGCGACTCAAACCACTCCCGCCACGACCCCCTCCCGCGGCCGTCCCAAGACCCGCGTGGGCATCGTGACCTCCAACAAGATGCAGAAGACGGTGGTGGTCACCGTCTCGCGCCGCGCTGCTCACCCCAAGTACGGGAAGATCATGAGCCTGCGTGAGAAGTACAAGGCGCACGTCGAGGACCACGACTACCCGGCGAAGGTCACCATCAACGAGGGTGATCGCGTGCGCATCGCCGAGACCCGTCCCGGCTCGAAGGACAAGCGCTGGCGCGTGGTCGAGGTGTTGGAGAAGACCAAGAACGTCTGA